In the genome of Triticum urartu cultivar G1812 chromosome 5, Tu2.1, whole genome shotgun sequence, one region contains:
- the LOC125511096 gene encoding L-type lectin-domain containing receptor kinase SIT2-like: MPLIQLQLASPTMKHTSFLQQFVFLFGLIVTTLVSGDDQFLFSGFSQPSLTLDGCAMVTDGGLLDLSNGTTVLKGHAFYPTPLHFRKSPGGKVQSFAVHVVFSIFISYADLSADGMAFFIAPTKNFSDARAAKYFALLNEKNNGDTSNHIFMIELDTYRNSELQDIDENHIGININSAVSMQSSASGFYEDKGGAFKNMTLNGNQAMQLWVDYNEGDTQINVTLAPINVGKPSRPLLSATYDLTTVLSDSAQYIGFSSMATPINTRQYVMGWSFGMNKPALSIDISKLPKLPRVGPKAQSKLLVIVLPIATATLILSMGTLVTLVVRRRLKYAEVREDWEGEFGPHRFSYKDLFHATRGFKNKHLLGEGGFGKVYKGVLPSCNVEIAVKRMSHESRQGMKEFVTEVVSIGRLRHRNVVQLLGYCRRKGELFLVYTYMPNGSLDKYLHCEEQNAILNWVQRFRVIKGIATGLLYLHEKWEKIVIHRDIKASNILLDGEMNARLGDFGLARLYDHGTDPQTTHMVGTKGYLAPELLRTGKASPHTDVFAFGMFLLEVACGQKPVKRNAEGNEVFLVEWVLEHWNNGLLIETVDAILQGDYNIDEAYLVLKLGLLCLHPFPSSRPRMRQVMQYLDGEMPLPELRKTELSVNMAALVKSNGPNSVTLSYPQITSSFCTISGLSGGR; the protein is encoded by the coding sequence ATGCCGCTTATTCAGTTGCAGCTTGCAAGTCCTACAATGAAGCATACATCCTTCCTTCAACAATTTGTCTTCCTGTTTGGTCTTATCGTCACAACCTTGGTCTCTGGTGATGATCAATTTCTCTTCTCCGGCTTCAGCCAACCCAGCCTAACCCTGGACGGATGTGCCATGGTCACAGATGGTGGCCTTCTTGATCTGTCCAATGGCACGACTGTTCTCAAGGGCCATGCCTTCTATCCCACTCCTCTGCACTTCCGCAAGTCACCCGGTGGTAAAGTTCAATCCTTCGCAGTCCATGTAGTCTTCAGCATCTTCATCTCTTACGCAGACTTGAGCGCTGATGGCATGGCTTTCTTCATTGCACCCACAAAGAATTTCTCTGATGCACGGGCAGCAAAGTACTTTGCCCTCCTCAACGAGAAGAACAATGGCGACACAAGCAATCACATCTTCATGATCGAACTTGACACCTACAGAAATTCTGAGCTCCAAGACATTGATGAAAATCACATTGGTATCAATATCAACAGTGCAGTCTCCATGCAATCCAGTGCATCTGGCTTCTACGAAGACAAGGGTGGTGCCTTCAAGAACATGACGCTGAATGGCAACCAGGCTATGCAGCTCTGGGTAGACTACAATGAGGGTGATACGCAGATCAATGTGACCTTGGCTCCGATCAACGTGGGAAAACCATCAAGGCCACTGCTCTCTGCAACCTATGATCTCACAACTGTACTCTCGGACTCAGCTCAGTACATTGGATTCTCATCCATGGCTACTCCCATCAACACCCGTCAGTACGTGATGGGTTGGAGCTTTGGCATGAATAAACCAGCTCTATCCATTGACATCTCCAAGCTTCCGAAGTTGCCTCGTGTTGGTCCCAAGGCCCAATCCAAGCTCTTGGTGATCGTCCTACCAATAGCCACTGCAACATTGATCCTCTCTATGGGCACTCTTGTCACTCTAGTTGTGCGAAGGCGACTGAAGTATGCTGAGGTGCGTGAGGATTGGGAGGGAGAATTCGGTCCGCATCGGTTCTCCTACAAGGATCTGTTCCATGCTACGAGAGGGTTCAAGAACAAACACCTACTTGGAGAAGGAGGTTTTGGGAAAGTATATAAAGGAGTGCTTCCATCGTGTAATGTGGAGATTGCTGTGAAGAGGATGTCTCATGAGTCAAGACagggcatgaaagaatttgtcaCCGAGGTTGTTAGCATTGGTCGACTCCGACATCGCAACGTTGTGCAATTACTTGGCTATTGTCGGAGAAAAGGTGAACTGTTTTTGGTTTATACTTACATGCCAAATGGTAGCCTTGATAAATATCTACATTGTGAAGAGCAGAATGCCATTTTGAATTGGGTTCAAAGGTTTCGAGTTATCAAAGGCATTGCTACCGGCTTACTCTATCTCCATGAGAAGTGGGAGAAAATTGTAATCCATAGAGACATCAAAGCAAGCAATATACTGCTGGATGGTGAAATGAATGCGCGACTTGGTGACTTTGGCCTTGCAAGGTTATATGATCATGGCACTGACCCACAGACCACACATATGGTTGGTACCAAGGGGTACCTAGCCCCCGAGCTACTGCGGACAGGGAAGGCATCCCCTCATACAGATGTTTTTGCCTTCGGCATGTTCCTTCTCGAGGTTGCTTGCGGTCAAAAACCTGTCAAGAGAAATGCAGAGGGAAATGAAGTTTTCTTGGTAGAATGGGTACTCGAGCATTGGAACAATGGGTTGCTTATTGAGACAGTGGATGCTATCCTCCAGGGTGATTACAACATTGATGAGGCATACCTCGTGTTAAAGCTGGGACTTTTGTGCTTGCACCCATTTCCTAGTTCGAGGCCCAGGATGCGGCAAGTTATGCAATACCTCGACGGTGAGATGCCACTGCCCGAGCTGAGGAAGACGGAGCTGAGCGTGAACATGGCGGCCTTGGTGAAAAGCAATGGACCGAACTCGGTCACCTTGTCATACCCGCAGATCACATCGAGCTTCTGCACGATATCTGGCCTCTCAGGAGGAAGATGA
- the LOC125511095 gene encoding calcium-dependent protein kinase 8-like codes for MGNCCGAPSTQGGGRGKNRRKPKANPYTVAYNRGAGAPPARAGLVVLRDPTGRDLDDKYVLGGELGRGEFGVTYLCTDAATGARMACKSISKRKLRTPVDVEDVRREVEIMRHMPPHPNIVSLSAAYEDEDAVHLVMELCEGGELFDRIVARGHYTERAAAAVTRTIVEVVQMCHRNGVIHRDLKPENFLYANKKESSPLKAIDFGLSVFFRPGERFSEIVGSPYYMAPEVLKRNYGPEIDVWSAGVILYILLCGVPPFWAETEQGVAQAIIRSVVDFKRDPWPRVSEPAKDLVRRMLDPNPITRLTAAQVLEHPWLHDSKKNPDIQLGDTVRARLQQFSAMNKLKKKALRVIAEHLSLEEVADIKKMFDSMDVNNKGQLTFEEFKAGLRKLGNKMHDSDLQMLMDAADVDKNGTLDYGEFVAVSIHVRKIGNDEHIQKAFSYFDQDKSGYIEIEELRVALTDEVDGACDEDIINGIIHDVDTDKDGKISYDEFAAMMKAGTDWRKASRQYSRQRFSNLSLKLHKDGSISDDQK; via the exons ATGGGGAACTGCTGCGGCGCGCCGTCGACGCAGGGTGGCGGCCGGGGGAAGAACAGGAGGAAGCCCAAGGCCAACCCCTACACCGTCGCGTACAACCGCGGCGCGGGGGCGCCGCCGGCGCGGGCGGGGCTGGTGGTGCTGCGGGACCCCACGGGCCGGGACCTGGACGACAAGTACGTGCTGGGCGGCGAGCTCGGCCGCGGCGAGTTCGGCGTCACCTACCTCTGCACCGACGCCGCCACGGGCGCGCGGATGGCCTGCAAGTCCATCTCCAAGCGCAAGCTGCGCACCCCCGTCGACGTCGAGGACGTGCGCCGCGAGGTGGAGATCATGCGCCACATGCCGCCGCACCCCAACATCGTCAGCCTCAGCGCCGCCTACGAGGACGAGGACGCCGTGCACCTCGTCATGGAGCTCTGCGAGGGCGGCGAGCTCTTCGACAGGATCGTCGCCCGGGGACACTACACcgagcgcgccgccgccgccgtcacccGCACCATCGTCGAGGTCGTCCAG ATGTGCCACAGAAATGGTGTCATCCATCGGGACCTCAAACCGGAAAACTTCTTATATGCAAACAAGAAGGAGAGTTCTCCTCTGAAGGCAATTGATTTTGGGCTATCTGTGTTCTTCAGGCCTG GTGAACGGTTTAGCGAAATCGTAGGCAGTCCATACTACATGGCCCCAGAGGTTTTGAAGCGCAATTATGGCCCTGAAATCGATGTCTGGAGTGCAGGAGTTATACTTTACATACTTCTTTGTGGTGTGCCACCATTTTGGGCAG AAACTGAACAAGGAGTAGCACAGGCAATTATACGCTCTGTGGTAGATTTCAAAAGAGACCCGTGGCCCAGAGTATCTGAGCCTGCTAAAGATCTTGTCAGGCGGATGCTGGATCCAAATCCAATCACACGGCTTACTGCAGCACAAGTACTTG AACATCCATGGTTACACGATTCCAAAAAGAATCCTGACATTCAACTTGGCGACACTGTCCGAGCAAGACTGCAGCAATTTTCTGCAATGAACAAATTAAAGAAGAAAGCCTTAAGG GTGATTGCAGAGCATTTGTCCTTAGAAGAAGTAGCTGACATAAAGAAAATGTTTGATAGCATGGACGTAAACAATAAGGGCCAACTAACCTTTGAGGAGTTCAAGGCTGGACTTCGTAAACTCGGAAACAAAATGCATGATTCAGATCTTCAGATGTTGATGGATGCT GCTGATGTTGATAAAAACGGCACCCTTGATTATGGGGAATTCGTTGCGGTGTCTATCCATGTGAGAAAAATAGGCAATGATGAGCATATCCAAAAGGCTTTCTCATACTTCGACCAAGATAAGAGTGGGTACATAGAGATTGAAGAGCTTAGAGTGGCTTTGACTGATGAGGTGGATGGAGCTTGCGATGAAGACATTATCAATGGCATCATTCATGATGTAGATACAGACAAG GACGGGAAGATAAGCTACGACGAGTTTGCGGCGATGATGAAGGCGGGGACGGACTGGAGGAAGGCGTCCCGGCAGTACTCGAGGCAGAGGTTCAGTAACCTCAGCCTGAAGCTGCACAAGGATGGGTCCATCAGCGACGACCAGAAGTAG
- the LOC125506234 gene encoding protein ELC-like, whose protein sequence is MAPPAPPASGAQHQFPDTALPYADDVKWLVPDHLATLAEAFPSLRPRTALFTHDDGRAARLLQAAGTIPIAHAGGSYDLPAVVWLPERYPRCPPLVFLSPARGTVLRTDHPLVDRSGLVAAADAPYLRSWAFPSSNLRDLVRSLSHAFGIDPPLLPAEVAYRRDALAAMACADVAALHAASEAEVEALFAVQAELRGRGKAADGLVRRAGEEVDALERRLQDVTVAAYALEAWVGANRTTVAAHGDAQAGAAVQPADALSVQRLECAAMDLALEDTMYALDEAVQHGTVPFSGYLRSVRALAREQFFQRALWTKLC, encoded by the coding sequence ATGGCTCCTCCCGCGCCGCCGGCGAGCGGCGCGCAGCACCAGTTCCCCGACACGGCGCTGCCCTACGCCGACGACGTCAAGtggctcgtccccgaccacctcGCCACGCTCGCCGAGGCCTTCCCCTCGCTCCGCCCCAGGACCGCCCTCTTCACCCACGACGACGGCCGCGCCGCGCGCCTGCTCCAGGCCGCCGGCACCATCCCGATCGCCCACGCGGGGGGCTCCTATGACCTCCCCGCCGTCGTCTGGCTACCGGAGCGCTACCCGCGGTGCCCGCCCCTCGTCTTCCTCTCGCCGGCCCGCGGCACGGTCCTCAGAACCGACCACCCCCTCGTCGACCGTTCGGgcctcgtcgccgccgccgacgccccgTACCTCCGCTCCTGGGCGTTCCCGTCCTCCAACCTGCGGGACCTCGTCCGGTCCCTCTCCCACGCCTTCGGCATCGACCCGCCCCTCCTCCCCGCCGAGGTCGCCTACAGGCGCGACGCCCTCGCCGCCATGGCCTGCGCCGACGTGGCCGCCCTGCACGCCGCGAGCGAGGCCGAGGTCGAAGCGCTGTTCGCCGTGCAGGCCGAGCTGCGCGGGCGGGGCAAGGCGGCGGACGGCCTGGTGCGCCGGGCCGGGGAGGAGGTGGACGCGCTGGAGCGCCGGCTGCAGGACGTGACGGTGGCCGCGTACGCCCTGGAGGCCTGGGTCGGGGCGAACCGGACGACGGTGGCCGCGCACGGCGACGCGCAGGCGGGGGCGGCAGTTCAGCCCGCGGACGCGCTCTCGGTGCAGCGGCTCGAGTGCGCGGCCATGGATCTGGCGCTGGAGGACACCATGTACGCGCTGGACGAGGCGGTGCAGCACGGGACCGTGCCGTTCAGCGGCTACCTCCGGAGCGTGCGCGCGCTGGCGCGGGAGCAGTTCTTCCAGCGTGCTCTCTGGACCAAACTTTGCTAG